GTGGCGGAACTGCTGATCGAAGATCGTGTCGTCCAGTACGAGTTTGTCAATCTGCGTCACGCCGCGCTCGCGCAGCGCCGCCGCCCATTCGTCGAGCGCGGCGAACTGCGGCCGGCCGTGGCGCTCGGCGATGCGCCCGTCGCAGAAGCCCGGATCGCCGCCGCCAATGATCCAAAGCTCGCGCCCGCTCAGCACCGCTCGCGTGCGAAACGCGAACTGCGGGCCGAAGTGATCCAGCGCGGCGGCCGTTGTAAAGAGCTTGAGAACGCTGGCGGGCTTGAACGGCGCCGTCGGCTGTTGCTCGATCCAGCGCTGCCCGTTCGCATCGTCGACGACGATCGCGACGCGCGTCCCCGCCGGCATCGCCGTCACGAGCGAATTGACGCGCTCAGCCACCCCCGCCGGCGGCTGGGCGAAGCTGACGGATGCAATCAGCGCGATGAATACGGCAGCGGGCGCGGCTGCTCGCAGACCGAACCGTCTCCCCCGGTCGCGCTCGCTTGCGCTTCGCGTTCTGATTGGCGCCGCCGCGTTGATCATCAAGTGAGTCTAGTCGAAAAACGAAAACCGCACGATGCACACGATCGCCTTCACCCCATCGCGCCAGGTGATCTTCTTGCCCTCATCGTACGACCGCCCGTTGTAGCTGATGCCCACCTCGAAAATCTTCCACCGCCCCTTCGCAACCTTGGCCGTCAGCTCCGGCTCGACGCCGAAGCGGTTGCTCTTGATGCGGATCTTCGCCAGCACCTCGCGCTTGAAGACCTTGTAGCAAGTCTCCATGTCGGTCAGGTTCAGGTTGGTGAACATGTTCGACAGGTTCGTGAGCGCCTTGTTGCCGATCATGTGCCAGAAATAGAGCACGCGATGCGCGTCCCCGCCGACGAAGCGCGAGCCGTACACCACGTCCGCCCGGCCGTCGAGGATCGGCGCGAGCAGCCGGCCGTAGTCCTTCGGGTCATATTCCAGGTCCGCGTCCTGCACGAGGACGATGTCACCCTGCGCCTCGCGGAAGCCCGTCCGCAGCGCCGCCCCCTTGCCCTGGTTCACCGCGTGCTTGAACAGCCGGATGCGGGCCCCGGGGAATCGCGTCTCAAGCTGCGAATACAACTCGTGTGTCCCGTCCTTCGAGCAGTCATCGACAAGGACGATTTCGCGCTCCATCGGAAGCGGCACGTCGAGCACGCGCTGAATGATCTCGAAGAGCGTCTCGCGCTCGTTGTAAACCGGGATCACCACCGATAGCAGCATCAGGTCACTCGTCTCCGCGGATCACGCCGGCCCTCGGCTGAAGAAATCCAACCACAGAGACACAGAGGCACAGAGAAGAAGGGATAAAGGGACAAAGGGATAGATGGC
The genomic region above belongs to Phycisphaerae bacterium RAS1 and contains:
- a CDS encoding Undecaprenyl-phosphate mannosyltransferase; the encoded protein is MLLSVVIPVYNERETLFEIIQRVLDVPLPMEREIVLVDDCSKDGTHELYSQLETRFPGARIRLFKHAVNQGKGAALRTGFREAQGDIVLVQDADLEYDPKDYGRLLAPILDGRADVVYGSRFVGGDAHRVLYFWHMIGNKALTNLSNMFTNLNLTDMETCYKVFKREVLAKIRIKSNRFGVEPELTAKVAKGRWKIFEVGISYNGRSYDEGKKITWRDGVKAIVCIVRFSFFD